The following are encoded in a window of Candidatus Endomicrobium procryptotermitis genomic DNA:
- a CDS encoding PIG-L family deacetylase has protein sequence MKYLRYRHLFRLFEHIQPFINYSIPKEDALPGEKVLVIAPHQDDEAIGCAGTVIKHTKSGKIAEIAFCTFDSAERMKESEKAASTLGSKRNHFLQFPLRTLDGNKAFEENMIMLLKKTTPEIVFLPFWFDNHPDHRAVSKALIKIKNKIDLNIMIYAYSVWAPLNPNSIIDISDVWEEKKTAIECYKTQTSSRDYVKIAQGLNQYWAEIKIPGMKYAETFFKATVKEYISLGKKIFK, from the coding sequence ATGAAGTATCTGCGTTACAGGCATCTTTTCAGATTATTTGAGCATATCCAGCCTTTTATAAATTATTCTATTCCGAAAGAAGATGCGCTTCCCGGCGAAAAGGTTTTGGTCATCGCTCCTCATCAGGATGATGAAGCCATAGGCTGTGCGGGCACCGTTATAAAGCATACGAAGTCCGGTAAAATCGCCGAAATCGCCTTTTGTACTTTTGACAGTGCCGAAAGAATGAAAGAATCCGAAAAAGCAGCGTCAACACTCGGTTCAAAAAGGAATCATTTTTTGCAGTTTCCTTTAAGAACTCTTGACGGCAACAAAGCTTTTGAGGAAAATATGATAATGCTGTTAAAAAAAACTACTCCCGAAATAGTTTTTCTTCCTTTCTGGTTTGACAATCATCCCGATCATCGCGCAGTTTCCAAAGCTTTAATAAAAATAAAAAATAAAATCGATTTGAATATTATGATTTACGCTTATTCGGTATGGGCACCGCTAAATCCTAACAGCATAATTGATATAAGTGATGTTTGGGAAGAGAAAAAGACGGCGATAGAATGTTATAAAACGCAGACATCATCCAGAGATTATGTAAAAATCGCCCAAGGGTTAAATCAGTACTGGGCGGAAATAAAAATTCCGGGTATGAAGTATGCTGAAACATTTTTTAAAGCGACCGTTAAAGAATATATTTCTTTGGGAAAAAAGATATTCAAATGA
- a CDS encoding glycosyltransferase family 4 protein, protein MKYRVLHIFSSKTAGGAEKKTLFLADKLQKSGLLENVMAVRKGTYMYEQSLEKNLETVNFKAGGSFDPFGIIRLIKIIKKYKIDIVHVHQGKLYWQSVIARIFCHKIKIVFHRRQDTRHGFYSRLHYKFADAVITVSKAVADGLIKYERVPKNKVFTVYNGLDFERFDINAGYIDIMEKYNLKGKQVVGTVGAIVDFRGKGQIYLIEAAKNLRKDYPDLRYLIVGGGAGIEKQKDYAKSFEVDDIVFFVGYQEHVQKFILSMDVFCLLSWDTEGVGNVLIEAQALGKPVIGTNVGGIPETFINERTGILIQPSNTDETVQAIKQLIGNSEKAKKFGLEGKKFVESKFTIDNMVKGIVDVYDKIMADKK, encoded by the coding sequence ATGAAATACAGAGTTCTCCATATATTTTCTTCAAAAACTGCTGGGGGTGCCGAAAAAAAGACTCTTTTTTTAGCCGACAAACTACAGAAATCGGGTTTGCTTGAAAATGTTATGGCTGTGCGCAAAGGCACTTATATGTATGAACAGTCTTTAGAGAAAAATCTTGAGACCGTAAATTTCAAAGCCGGCGGCTCTTTTGATCCTTTTGGAATAATCAGACTTATCAAAATAATTAAAAAATATAAAATAGACATAGTTCATGTGCATCAGGGTAAACTTTACTGGCAGTCTGTTATTGCCAGAATATTTTGTCATAAAATAAAAATCGTATTTCACAGAAGACAGGATACAAGACATGGATTTTACAGCAGGCTTCACTACAAATTCGCGGATGCCGTTATAACCGTTTCAAAAGCTGTGGCTGATGGGCTTATAAAATATGAAAGAGTTCCAAAAAATAAGGTCTTTACAGTTTATAACGGATTAGATTTTGAAAGGTTTGATATTAATGCCGGCTATATCGATATTATGGAAAAATATAATCTTAAAGGAAAACAGGTTGTCGGAACAGTCGGAGCAATAGTCGATTTCAGAGGCAAAGGACAAATCTATCTTATTGAAGCCGCTAAAAATCTCAGAAAAGATTATCCCGATTTGAGATATCTGATAGTAGGCGGCGGAGCCGGAATTGAAAAGCAAAAAGATTATGCAAAATCTTTCGAAGTGGATGATATTGTTTTTTTTGTCGGTTATCAGGAACATGTGCAAAAATTTATTCTTAGTATGGACGTATTTTGTCTTTTGTCATGGGATACCGAAGGTGTCGGAAATGTTCTTATAGAGGCACAAGCTTTGGGAAAGCCCGTCATCGGCACAAATGTCGGAGGAATTCCCGAAACGTTTATTAATGAACGGACAGGGATATTAATACAGCCGTCAAATACGGACGAAACGGTACAAGCAATCAAGCAGCTTATAGGAAATTCCGAGAAGGCAAAAAAGTTTGGTTTAGAAGGAAAAAAGTTTGTCGAATCAAAATTTACAATAGACAATATGGTCAAAGGCATCGTAGATGTTTACGATAAAATTATGGCAGATAAAAAATGA
- a CDS encoding glycosyltransferase family 2 protein has translation MRKVSAYILTKNSERHIKECIESVKLADEIVIVDSFSDDATVEIAKELGCKMVQHKLEGFGAQRNFALEQCSYEWVICLDSDERISVQLKSEIEKELQNSPQGVIFVAPRKSKFINRWIMHSGWYPDYRHPVLFNKNEVRYKNQLVHEGIDYKGKINYFKGDILHYPYDDIKQFIAKSDYYTDLRAKEMFNMGKKFSILNLIFNPCAMFLKMYVFKRGFLDGLVGFILALLYSCFYTLMKYIKLWELENKKSE, from the coding sequence ATGAGAAAAGTTTCAGCTTATATTCTCACAAAGAATTCCGAAAGGCATATTAAAGAATGTATTGAAAGTGTGAAATTAGCCGACGAAATTGTCATTGTTGACTCTTTCAGCGATGATGCTACTGTCGAAATAGCAAAAGAGCTGGGCTGCAAAATGGTTCAGCATAAGCTTGAAGGATTCGGCGCTCAAAGAAATTTTGCTTTAGAACAATGTTCTTATGAATGGGTTATATGTTTGGATTCTGATGAAAGAATATCCGTGCAATTAAAGTCTGAAATAGAAAAAGAGCTTCAAAATTCCCCGCAAGGCGTTATTTTTGTAGCGCCGCGAAAAAGTAAATTCATAAACAGATGGATTATGCATTCGGGCTGGTATCCGGATTACAGGCACCCTGTCTTGTTTAATAAAAATGAAGTGAGATATAAAAACCAGCTTGTACACGAAGGTATAGATTATAAAGGGAAAATAAATTATTTTAAAGGTGATATACTTCATTATCCGTATGACGACATAAAGCAGTTTATCGCAAAGTCGGATTATTATACGGATTTACGCGCCAAAGAAATGTTTAATATGGGAAAGAAATTTAGCATTTTAAATCTCATATTTAATCCATGCGCTATGTTTTTGAAAATGTATGTTTTTAAAAGAGGTTTTCTAGACGGTTTAGTGGGGTTTATTTTGGCACTTTTATATTCGTGTTTTTACACACTGATGAAATATATAAAACTTTGGGAATTGGAAAATAAAAAAAGTGAATAA
- the lpxK gene encoding tetraacyldisaccharide 4'-kinase, giving the protein MNKFLYPFSVLYDLASKADRHFTKSKYLDKPVVSVGNITWGGSGKTPIVIELLETLLKNNLNPAVLTRGYARKEAKPILLKKDGAPASVLQTGDEPLLIFKSVPDANVIIGAKRYDNALRFKKEINPDVYVLDDGFQHWKIQRDLDIVCLNAANPFGNGMIIPAGILRESPKALKRAGLIIITNSDMVPSEVLGKLQKEIFEISGKDSLTTYYGDYKYKQINLHDNFDTGKLKDNDVYILSGVGFAKGFRSSVEKSGIKVKGSFVLPDHAKYDKKTINSIFDKTGSAYIIITAKDAVKIAYFTDDIIKEKTAVLTVKPVFKTGKEQWEKIILKSLRCF; this is encoded by the coding sequence GTGAATAAATTTTTATATCCATTTTCCGTTTTGTATGATCTTGCATCAAAAGCCGACCGCCATTTTACGAAATCAAAATATCTAGATAAGCCCGTTGTAAGCGTGGGAAATATTACTTGGGGCGGCTCAGGAAAAACGCCCATAGTAATAGAACTGCTTGAAACGCTTTTAAAAAATAATTTAAATCCCGCAGTTTTAACAAGAGGATATGCCCGCAAAGAAGCAAAGCCCATATTGCTAAAAAAAGACGGCGCCCCCGCGTCTGTTTTACAAACAGGCGACGAGCCTCTTTTAATTTTTAAAAGCGTCCCTGACGCAAATGTTATAATCGGTGCAAAAAGATACGATAATGCTTTGCGTTTTAAAAAAGAAATAAATCCAGACGTATATGTTTTAGACGACGGATTTCAGCACTGGAAAATACAAAGAGATTTGGACATAGTCTGTTTAAATGCAGCAAATCCTTTTGGAAACGGAATGATTATCCCCGCCGGAATTTTAAGGGAAAGTCCCAAAGCTTTAAAAAGAGCAGGATTGATAATTATTACGAATTCCGATATGGTGCCATCTGAGGTTCTTGGAAAGCTGCAAAAGGAAATTTTTGAAATTTCAGGAAAAGATTCTTTGACAACTTATTATGGAGACTACAAATACAAACAAATAAATCTCCATGATAATTTTGACACGGGCAAACTTAAAGACAATGATGTTTACATTTTAAGCGGCGTAGGTTTTGCAAAAGGTTTTAGGAGTTCGGTTGAAAAATCGGGAATAAAGGTCAAAGGCAGCTTTGTTTTGCCTGATCATGCAAAATACGATAAAAAAACCATAAATTCGATTTTCGACAAAACGGGCAGCGCTTATATAATAATTACCGCGAAAGATGCGGTTAAAATTGCATACTTTACCGATGACATAATAAAAGAAAAAACGGCCGTGCTGACGGTAAAGCCGGTTTTTAAAACGGGAAAAGAACAATGGGAAAAAATAATATTAAAAAGCCTGCGGTGTTTTTAG
- a CDS encoding HAD family hydrolase, with amino-acid sequence MGKNNIKKPAVFLDRDGTVIFDKNYLSSPEQVKLYVVAAESINKLRKAGFKIIVVTNQSGIARGMFGEKEFKKVNKRFIDLLKVQGAKIDALYYCPHADKDNCDCRKPKTGMLLKAAAELNIDLEKSYTVGDSVRDYLLGYNAGGKGILVLTGHGKRQYKNVKYQKIKPLSVCKTLKQAANCIIRDAKCTKR; translated from the coding sequence ATGGGAAAAAATAATATTAAAAAGCCTGCGGTGTTTTTAGACAGAGATGGCACGGTGATTTTTGATAAAAATTATTTGAGCAGTCCCGAACAAGTAAAACTTTACGTGGTCGCAGCCGAAAGCATAAATAAATTACGCAAGGCAGGATTTAAAATTATTGTCGTTACCAATCAGTCCGGCATAGCAAGAGGGATGTTTGGTGAAAAAGAATTTAAAAAAGTAAATAAAAGATTTATTGATTTGTTAAAAGTGCAGGGCGCAAAAATAGATGCTTTATATTATTGTCCGCATGCCGACAAAGACAACTGCGATTGCAGAAAACCTAAAACGGGTATGCTTTTAAAAGCAGCAGCTGAGCTGAATATAGACCTTGAAAAATCTTATACAGTAGGCGACAGTGTGCGTGATTATCTTCTGGGATACAATGCTGGAGGAAAAGGAATTTTAGTTTTAACGGGGCATGGCAAAAGACAATATAAAAATGTTAAATATCAAAAGATAAAACCTTTGTCCGTATGTAAGACTTTGAAACAAGCGGCAAATTGTATAATTAGGGATGCTAAATGCACAAAAAGGTAA
- a CDS encoding DUF3108 domain-containing protein — protein sequence MHKKVRLFVITAFLLCIIESSHAVVLQSKDEGYIAGKLKIECEKREKIRKSYTWRISAGAPFAEYEKLVFNVMWKFITVGEASLELRGFEDIEGRKALHIYSYAKTKPFFDNFFKVRDTNESWLDEESKTSLRYVSIISEGGWKKYEILYFNQPEKTFLLNDSGKMKKGEITENVQDVLSALYYMRTLDIEVGEKYVLDAHSGDLSWPLVIKVLRKEKVKVPLGEFDCFVLEPNIRENAGIMNAKGKMLVWVTADKKKMPVYLKVKIPIGSINAKLERIEIKNSPSDINS from the coding sequence ATGCACAAAAAGGTAAGGCTTTTCGTTATCACTGCATTTTTATTATGTATTATTGAGAGTTCGCATGCGGTGGTTTTGCAATCCAAAGATGAGGGATATATCGCGGGTAAACTGAAAATAGAATGTGAAAAACGCGAAAAAATAAGAAAATCTTATACATGGCGCATAAGCGCCGGTGCACCTTTTGCGGAATATGAAAAGCTCGTATTTAATGTGATGTGGAAATTTATAACTGTCGGCGAAGCAAGTTTGGAACTAAGAGGTTTTGAGGATATTGAAGGCAGAAAAGCGCTCCACATATATTCTTATGCCAAAACAAAGCCTTTTTTTGACAATTTTTTTAAAGTGCGCGACACAAATGAATCGTGGCTTGATGAAGAAAGCAAAACGTCTTTGAGATATGTTTCGATTATTTCGGAAGGCGGATGGAAAAAATACGAAATACTATATTTTAACCAACCTGAGAAAACCTTTTTACTCAATGACAGCGGCAAAATGAAAAAAGGTGAAATTACCGAAAACGTACAGGACGTGCTTTCAGCTTTATATTATATGAGGACTTTGGATATTGAAGTCGGAGAAAAATATGTTTTAGACGCTCATTCCGGCGATTTATCTTGGCCGCTTGTCATTAAAGTTCTTAGAAAAGAAAAAGTTAAGGTTCCTTTGGGGGAATTTGACTGTTTTGTTCTTGAACCCAATATCAGAGAAAACGCCGGGATAATGAATGCAAAAGGCAAAATGCTGGTTTGGGTTACCGCAGATAAAAAAAAGATGCCTGTGTATCTTAAAGTGAAGATTCCCATAGGTTCAATTAATGCCAAATTGGAAAGAATAGAGATTAAAAACTCTCCTTCTGACATTAATTCATAA